The genomic window GAGAGGACCTGGGGAGATGTGCTTCTGGTCCCACCACTCAGGTTGTCTATTATATATGTTAGGAAGGTGTTGTCTCTGGAGAGTGGAAGTACTCTAAGTGGCAAACATCTTTGATTATCTCCTTTCCCTTGGTCTCATTATTACCTCTTCACCTCatgtcctcttcctctctttttaggATCGTTTCCAGAAGTTCCTCCCCACAGTGGGGGGGCAACTGGGCACAGATGGTCAAGGATTCTCctatggaggaggaggaggaggtggcagGGGCCAGATGGGGGGCAGCGGTTCTGCCGGACCATATGGTTCTAGCCAACATGAGCATCACCAGGGCTCTGGGCCTGGGTCAGGGGGCAGAGGAGGCCCTGGGAGCCAggctggtgggggaggggacggCAGAGAAGGTGACAGCGTGACTGGGACAGGTAAGTAGTTCATCTCTTAGATCAAGCTCTTTAGACTACAAAGCATAGCTACTCTCTTAACCTCTACCCCCTAGAGTGCACAAGCATCACTCAACAAGTGTTTGTTCTGCATCAGGACAgcactaagtgctagagataaaaTACAATTAAGGAAACAGTATGGGCCTAGCTATTTGGGTGGACCTGGGCATATGTGAAAGTGTGGAGCTACTGCCTATGGGCAAAGATTCTTGGGAGCCTTGTCTAAAGCTGTCTTTCTGGCTCTCAGGTTTAGTCACATAAACaaacttctctttctgtctgccttGGGCCCAGCCTCCCATTAAGACCCAGGTGCCTCCAGTCAGTCCCCAGggtattgatattttttgttccTTGGCTTTCAGCTCCTTCAGGGTAGAGCTAAGGCATTTAATCTTATTGGTTCAAGTTCCCTGTTGAACTAAtatgtttattctcttttctctccatctccatccTGACTCCTATACCCCTCTGCTCATAGGAGACCATTTGGGTAAAGATGGGAAACATGTCACTGTGTTTAAAACCTACATCTCCCCATGGGATCGAGCTATGGGTGTTGATCCCCAGCAGAAAGTGGAACTTGGCATCGATCTGTTGGCCTATGGAGCCAAAGCTGACCTTCCCCACTACAAATCTTTCAACAGGTGGGGACTAGGGGCAAAGGAGtaaggaaggggggggggggaaagacaGAATGGGTACAGAACAAAGGGGCTCTCAAAAGGACAGGGATTTGGCTTCTGGGGAGGGGGTGGTGTTATCTTTTGGAAACAGCTCTCTGTACCCCAGGCTGAGGATTCTTGTTCTGAAGCATGTGACTTATCCTTTTTCCAGGACAGCGATGCCTTATGGTGGATATGAGAAAGCTTCCAAACGCATGACTTTCCAGATGCCCAAGTTAGACTTGGGACCTTTGTTAAATGAACCCTTGGTTCTCTATAGCAACAGTCTCTCCAACAGGCCTTCTTTCAATCGCACTCCTGTCCCCTGGCTGAGCTCTGGGGAACCTGTTGACTATAATGTGGATGTTGGGATTCCCCTGGATGGAGAGACTGAGGAGCTATGAGCAGCTCCCTTCTACCTTATCAAGCCTCAAAGTCCCCTGCCCTGATCCCAAATGAGGTAGGGAGGGGCTGCTTGCAGGGCACCTCCAGTTCCAAGTCCATGTGTTTGTGGGAATGAgggaagaacagaaggaaggaaagctcTTCCTTGATTCACCAATCCATTTTCCCACTTGAAGCACCATTTCCCTAGACACAGGATTCCCCAGTCAAGTGTTCTGTCACAGGTAATGCTCAATAAACGTCTTCAAACAAACTCACTCTTCCTCTActtgaaattcagaaaagaagCTGTTGTTAGTTATGCAGAGAGACTAACCAGAACCACAAAGTAGGTAGCCCAcagtcttgcacatagtagggacttaaaaaatatttgctgactaTCAGGGCTGCACAAGGGTCTAGTTCTAGGTGACCACACACAGACACCAAAATACGTTCATAGTCACACATACAAAACATGGAAGCCAGGACAGCCAATGCTCTGTCTACATACTTTAAGATAAGAAGTGAGGTAGTTCTCAAACCACAAAGGGTAAGGTTCCAGGTAAGAACTATGAGTGCACAATGGGTGAGGACCCTCATTTGGTAAGTCTGAATTGTTCCCCTCTACCCTCAAACCTATATTCTGAAAAGTTTCTTATTTTCCTACATTAAgcttcagttcagttgtttttcaatcatgtccaactcttcatgacctcatctggggtttcttagcaaagacactgaaatggtttgtcattttcttttccagcacattttatgaatgagtatactgaagcaaacaggtctaagtgacttgcccaggttcacacagctagtaagtatcagaggtcaaatttaaattcaggtcttcctgactccaggcccagtgctctatccactgtaacacctaactgccccaaacaTTAAGCTACGAGAGCCTAAAGCTGCCCTAggatttgtgtgtttgtgtgtgtgtgtgagaggaaTCTCCTGAGAATGGTGTAGGCATTGAAGGGGGCTGCCTGATTCcatatctatattttctttttatttatattatgctAACTGCTCCTTCCTGGCTTCAATTCTTTTTGTTCAAACTCATAAAGTTCCTATCACGTGCCAAGCTAGAGGCTAGGCCTAAAGGGTGGGAAACCTttggtcttgaggtcacatgtggccctctaagtacTCAAGTGAATCCAATTCTTTGAGTGAATCCAAATTTATAGCTTAGGCCAGAGGAGCTGAGGAGCTAGCACCCATGTGAGTGCAAAGAACTTTGACTGGGTTCCCATTGTGGACCAGCTGCTGCTAAGCCTGAATACCTGTGACTAGAACCCTGTGCCTGATGGGAGATATGCATACTTTAGCAACAATAACTGGGGCTACAATGTTGAAATAATATAGATCTACACCTTGCCCTCAGAGACTTGCAGGCTATCTTTCTGATCTCACTGGACATGACTTTCCCTCCCACACCCTTAAATCCAGTCTACTTGGCCATGTCTTCCATCTCTCCAGACTTTATACTTGGGGTCCATCCCACATGTCTGAAATGCACCATCTCCTGCCCTTCACCCTACACTGTCTCACTCTTCCATTGAGATATTGGCACAAGCGCCATTTCTACATCAAAGCTTCCTGAAGCCAGTCTTTACAGATGCTAGCGTCATTCTTCCCAAACTCCaattaactttatatttacatGGTACTTTTTCTTTATGCTGTATATTTACACATacttgtttcttccattagaacACGAGTTTCttgtgagtagggattatttcatttctccTACTTGTGTCTTCACTGTCTAGAGCCCTGTCTAGtacatattgttgttcagtaatgCCCTCATGGACCACACTGTCCAcagagttttctttgcaaagataccaTAGTggttttccatctctttctccaataaattaaggtaaacagaggttaaatgacttgcccagggtcacacagctagtaagtgtctgaggcaggatttgaactcaggtaaacaatgacaacaaaacttTCTGACTCTAGCACTGGTATCATCTAGTCCATCTAGCTACCCctgcctagtacacagtaggttcttaacaAAGCTCATTGATTGGTGGTTAGGAAGAAAACAGTTGTAAACAAAAGACAGATacaagagagaatacaataatgGCAAAGAATAAAGTAATGACAAAATAAATTGTTATGAGAAATTATAGGAAGCAAAAACCACTTTCAGCTGATGGGATagctcaggaaagatttcatggagaaGACACCACAGAATAAATATGGAAGATCCCTATAGGGCAACATACCATCAACTTGTATAAAAAACCCAGACCAACTAGACGATCAGGAAATAAAGTGAGGCATTTATTCAGGGTTGAAGGATAGTAATTTGGGACAATGCTGCCTTACTCAGACAGGGGTgcctgggaagggagggaaaaaggggattCTTATAGGGTATAGTTGTGGGAAATGTTAGCAGGGCATATAGCTGAACAGTGGAACTGCAGGAAGGGAGTGTTGCAGAAGTATCCTTGCCATTATCTATCCAAgaataggggtaattagaaaccAATGAGTATGGGGAGGGGAGGTGTCTTCTTGGGGCCAGTAAGAAACTTCTGCTCAGAGTAAAGATTCCCAGGAGTAGAGGGGacgaaggggaagaagagagtggTTAGAAACTGCTAGTCGGAATAGAGTAGGGGGCCAGAGGTTCCCAAGAGCTGACATTACTCAAATGCAAATTTAAACCAATCTCAACCTTATTTTGTCATCCAGTACAAATCATTCCTGCTGATGGCTATGAACAAAGTAGAACAATTTCTACTTAGGGCTTggaatttacttttattttccacATAACCTAGCTTGGTACAATTGAAGTAGAGGGAATGTTGGCTCAGTCTTAGAGAGGTTAGCAGTCATTTAGTCCATTTTATACCTGACAAGGATTTCCCTCTACCATACACTTGACAACAGccttgcttgaagatctccagccATCAGGAACCACTACTTCCCTAGGCAGCCCATTCTACCTTGGGATTGCTCTAATCTTTGGATTTCCCCTTAATCTTCGATTTCCACCCCTGGCTCCTGGTTATATTCCTGAATTGCCTTTACCACCCCCAAATCCTCCACTGAGACACTGCGGTAAAGTGGAAAGATCACTCCAGTATTGTAAAAACACTTCATCTCTGCTGCtgctttttcctcctctgtaaaatgaaaggattggatcaGTATAAGTGTTCTCTGAGCTTGATATTCCATCCCTTGCCTTTATTATGTCTAGGCACAGCCATGCCTAGAATGACTTTCTTTTTCACCGGCCTATAATATAATCCCtgtcttctttcaaggctcagccaGATGCTACTTCCTCTGATAAGGTGATCCAGATCCCTGCTCCTGGCCCCACCCCTAACTTTGttggtgctctctctctctcaccacaaACTATCTGAACCGGGTACATATtttatgccaagataaggtctgTTAGGATCAagattctttttggttttttgtctttttacccTCAGTGCCCAGAACAAGGTTTTCTACATAACAAGCAATTaatgctgaattgaactgaaaccAAATTGTGTTAGCTGCTCCTGAAACAGATCCTgctcccccccaccctcctttctcccctccgtCCCTTTGCTATCATGTTCCCTGAGCTGGGAAAACCATCCCCACCTGTTGAATTCCTACAAGTCCTTCAAAGCCAAATTCAAATGTCAATTCCTTCTTTAAATCTGTCCTCGTTTCTGCAAAGATAGCCAAGTCTTGACTAAAGCCCAACCCGTCTTCACCACTTTAAAACAACGAATGTATccaacaaaataaacattttttaaaagaggggaaaggagtgaAACCCTCCTGGGATAACAAAAAGATATACAAGTAAGCCAAAAAAGGGAACCCCAAACAAGAAATCAGCGTCCCAAGAGCAAGTGGGAAATAAACACTCTAAAGAGACACACTGTTCAGCACCCCCAGCATGGTTCAAAAATGACCATGatgactttaaagtttgcagaacaCTTTATACATCGTCTCATCTGAGCAGGGGCAGAGACGCCAGGAGGCTGGCTCTGGACCACAGActgcagaatctgaacccagctcttcaCGACACCAAGTCCCGCGCTCCATTTCCCGAGACAGGAATAAGGGATGCGGGTTTCCCCAACTGTTTTTCCGCCCTTTCCGGTTCCTTTTCGTGGGCTGCGTTTTCCAAGAGAATGTAAACTTTCCCaagtctttgtttttgctttcagtAGCGTTCCCGCACTACGGTAGCTAAAGCGATGACTGCCGAGCATCTATTAGGGGCCGGGCGCCAGCGCTCTAGGGAAGCTCTCCTAGGTCACCGGGGGGCCGCCGGTTAAGCGCGTTATCTCAGCCGGGTGCCTCCAGGGGAGGGCGTGGCCGAGGCCAATCAACCaatgacagagatggaagaaCAACCGAGCGAGAAGCAGCCTTGGGCGAAAACCCTGCCCCCATCAGCACCAGGCCCAGCGGGAGGACTGATCCGAGGCCGGGACCAAACGGCGGAGGAGCTTCAGGTCCCAGGACTCGCCGCCCCTGGCTGGGACTCGGGCTCCGTGACCTCTAAGCCCACGTGGGACAACAGCATGACGGCGCCCCGCCCCTTCCGATCTCCTCCAATCCTGACAGCGTCCCGCGCTCCCTccggccccggccccgcccccgccccccacTCCCCTCCTTGGCCAATCCCCAGATTACCATTTCAGAGACGAAGCCCTCTCGGCCGCCATCTTGCGCTACTATTCCCATTCTCGCGAGATGTCTCTGTGTCCTTCTCCCTACCCCTTGCTTTCTCGCCGGGCCCTTTCTCATTGGCTGACATAGCAGAACGCGGCGTTCTAGTCGCCTAGCGGGCCAAGGGGTAAGTCTCGCGAGACGCGGTTGCCTTGGCTCCCTGTAGCTATAGCAGCCGCGGCTAGTGAGGATGCGGCGGCAGAAGTGGTGAGTGCGACACCCTTGGGGGGGCGGGGCCGTAGGTAAAAGGGGTGTGGGGAGTACGAGGAGTAGGCCTAGGAGGGGTCTGGGCCTCGAAGTGTTACCGATACCGGCGCAGCATCCAGGCCTTGGGTGGTAGGGGGTACCCAGGCGAGGGGCAAGAGTGGCTGTGGGGGGcgcggggggcggggaggagaaAGCTAGTTatgggggggagaggaagaggatgggCGGGGTTAGGGCAAATGGAGGCGGGTCCGGAGTGCTGGGGGCGTGGCTAGTCTGGGGGCCTGGGCTAGGGCTGGAGCAGCGGgccctggtgtgaggaaggggcgtTAGGGGCAGCCAGAGGGCGGCGAGGCATTCCAGGCAGGTGGAGGGAGGGGCCGGAGTGCAGGTGAATGACGAAATGGGTGTCTCCGAGGTGTAGCTAGGTAAACTGCACTCTGGGATGGTGGAGGAGGGCTAGCCTAGTACGCGATGCAAGGGTATCACCTCCTTGGTCACAGCTGGCAGTTAGTTATACAGCTGTAAGGCTGGCTCAGCGCttctcaaatattatctcactttagcctccctgggagacaggtgctatttaTCATTATCCTCAGTGTACAGGTGAGGAGAATGAGGCAGATAGAGCTTAAGcgatttgtccagggtcagaaAGCTAGTAAATGCTTGGGGCTGGGTTTGAACTCGTGTCtcccagctctatccactgctttcTCCAGTTTGGTAGAATCAGGGTCAGAGTCGAGGAGTATTAGCGAGATGGGGGCAGAATGTAGGTAATAGGCCAACCCCTGCTAGGAGGGGCTCGGCTGAAGCTTAAccagatttggggaggggggaggggggcagggcagGAGTGGATTGTGGATTCATTAGGGGATCTGAAATGTAGGCAGGTACACGTGCTGTGGGGGAGACAAGGGCGGTGTGTCTGGGTGGGAAGGAGCC from Notamacropus eugenii isolate mMacEug1 chromosome 1, mMacEug1.pri_v2, whole genome shotgun sequence includes these protein-coding regions:
- the MYOZ1 gene encoding myozenin-1, which codes for MPLSGTPAPNKRRKPSKLIMELTGGGQDSSGLNLGKKISVPRDVMLEELSLLTNRGSKMFKLRQLRVEKFIYENNPDVFTDNSMDRFQKFLPTVGGQLGTDGQGFSYGGGGGGGRGQMGGSGSAGPYGSSQHEHHQGSGPGSGGRGGPGSQAGGGGDGREGDSVTGTGDHLGKDGKHVTVFKTYISPWDRAMGVDPQQKVELGIDLLAYGAKADLPHYKSFNRTAMPYGGYEKASKRMTFQMPKLDLGPLLNEPLVLYSNSLSNRPSFNRTPVPWLSSGEPVDYNVDVGIPLDGETEEL